TTGCCTGAAAAATCGGTTAACGTAACGGCTTCGCGACTGCTCTCGTACAGCTACCTTTGCTGTACTGAGAAAGAATCAGACTTGCACAAGTCGCTCATTGGTCGATCTTTCGCTCGTAATATTCAATAGGATGGTTGATCTCCTTGCATAGCTCATCCTTGTTCACACACAGATCATACTCAACCATTGTCGTACAACTTGGGGGTGCATACTCGCCACCCCTTTTATCTCGTAGATGCGCTAACTGGTATGCGATTTCTTCTTTACTTATCTCCTGATCTATGAACTCATATACCTCGTCTTTATCCATCTCCATCCCTGCCAAAAATGCAACTACTGCAAATTGCCCGGGTAATTCAACCGAATCTCCCGACCGAATTTGACGAAGTAGTGCAGTCATGCATGGAGGAAATGCAGGCTCGTCTATTGTTTCGTACGACAGCGAAAACTCATGTCCTGCGAGCAGCTCAGAGAGTTCTTCTTTCTCTTCGGCTAGTGTATCCGCAATCGAATCGGGCACTTGCAGTGGTAATCCCTCTGTGACTCGATTTACAACTGCCTCCTCAAGCAACATCAACAATTCTTCTTCGGTGACTGGAACTTCTCCAGCTGTGACAGCCCGCTCCACCAGTCGCCATTTCTGATCTTCAAGATTTCTTGAGAGTTGCAGATATGTGGATACGTCCATCTGAAACGATCCATCTCGATTCTGTGTAATCTGATGGCTGAGATTAAACTCATCAAGCAGACGGCTGATTGTCAACTGTGGCCTCTGTATGGAACGCCCTGTGTCTTTTGTTCCAATATCTGCCTCAAATCGCTGTCGAGCAGTCGCTGCTTCTGCTCTAGCGTATGTGTCAGTTGCCATTGGGTCATCAATCAGCGAAATAAGTACTCGAGCCACTGGATATGAGAGTAACTCAACGCGATTCCTGCGCGGATCGCCAATGTGTCCTTCTGACAGTCCCGATTTAATCCGCGCTTTGCTTCGACGAACAACTGCAGTCTCATTTTCAACCACATCCAACAGGTCGATTCCCGCATTCTCAACAGCAGTTCGTGCGCTTTCGAAGAACGGATACCGGGCGTGCAACCGGTCCATGTCGTGATGCCTCTGTTTAGTTTGATCTTTTCGGTGCTTAATAGTCGTTGGATTTCACTTTGACATATCTCTTGAACAGCTCAGATATCACCTGTGATTTCCACAGAAGA
This portion of the Salinarchaeum sp. IM2453 genome encodes:
- a CDS encoding DNA primase regulatory subunit PriL (p41; involved in priming for DNA replication; forms a heterodimer of small and large subunit (Pfup41 and Pfup46); primase from Pyrococcus furiosus uses deoxyribonucleotides as a substrate and can synthesize long DNA strands in vitro which means it may be involved in both de novo primer synthesis and elongation; enzyme from Sulfolobus solfataricus has higher affinity for ribonucleotides and also possesses 3'-terminal nucleotidyl transferase activity; priming is stimulated by thymine-rich synthetic bubbles); the protein is MDRLHARYPFFESARTAVENAGIDLLDVVENETAVVRRSKARIKSGLSEGHIGDPRRNRVELLSYPVARVLISLIDDPMATDTYARAEAATARQRFEADIGTKDTGRSIQRPQLTISRLLDEFNLSHQITQNRDGSFQMDVSTYLQLSRNLEDQKWRLVERAVTAGEVPVTEEELLMLLEEAVVNRVTEGLPLQVPDSIADTLAEEKEELSELLAGHEFSLSYETIDEPAFPPCMTALLRQIRSGDSVELPGQFAVVAFLAGMEMDKDEVYEFIDQEISKEEIAYQLAHLRDKRGGEYAPPSCTTMVEYDLCVNKDELCKEINHPIEYYERKIDQ